In one Bradyrhizobium sp. 4 genomic region, the following are encoded:
- a CDS encoding S-(hydroxymethyl)glutathione dehydrogenase/class III alcohol dehydrogenase, translating into MKTRAAVAFEAKKPLEIVEVDLEGPKVGEVLVEIKATGICHTDAYTLDGFDSEGIFPSILGHEGAGIIREIGPGVTSVKPGDHVIPLYTPECRQCKSCLSQKTNLCTAIRATQGKGVMPDGTSRFSYKGKPIYHYMGCSTFSNFTVLPEIAVAKIREDAPFDKSCYIGCGVTTGVGAVVNTAKVEPGSNVVVFGLGGIGLNVIQGAKMAGADKIIGVDINDSKEEWGRRFGMTDFVNPKKITGDIVPHLVTLTDGGADYTFDCTGNTTVMRQALEACHRGWGTSIIIGVAESGKEIATRPFQLVTGRNWRGTAFGGARGRTDVPKIVDWYMNGKIQIDPMITHTLKLEDINKGFDLMHEGKSIRSVVVF; encoded by the coding sequence CGAAGTCGATCTGGAAGGACCGAAGGTCGGCGAAGTCCTGGTCGAGATCAAGGCGACGGGCATCTGCCATACCGACGCTTACACGCTCGACGGCTTCGACAGCGAAGGAATCTTCCCGTCGATCCTGGGCCATGAGGGCGCGGGCATCATCCGCGAGATCGGCCCTGGCGTGACCTCGGTGAAGCCGGGCGACCATGTCATCCCGCTCTACACGCCGGAATGCCGGCAATGCAAAAGCTGCCTCAGCCAGAAGACCAATCTCTGCACCGCGATCCGCGCGACGCAGGGCAAGGGCGTGATGCCTGATGGCACAAGCCGCTTCTCCTACAAGGGCAAGCCGATCTACCACTACATGGGCTGTTCGACCTTCTCGAACTTCACCGTGCTGCCGGAGATCGCGGTCGCCAAGATCCGCGAGGACGCGCCGTTCGACAAGAGCTGCTACATCGGCTGCGGCGTCACCACCGGCGTCGGTGCCGTCGTCAACACTGCCAAGGTCGAACCGGGCTCCAACGTGGTCGTGTTCGGCCTCGGCGGCATCGGCCTGAACGTGATCCAGGGCGCCAAGATGGCTGGCGCGGACAAGATCATCGGCGTCGACATCAACGACTCCAAGGAGGAATGGGGACGCCGGTTCGGCATGACCGATTTCGTCAATCCCAAGAAGATCACGGGCGACATCGTCCCGCATCTCGTGACCCTGACGGACGGAGGCGCCGACTACACCTTCGACTGCACCGGAAACACCACAGTGATGCGCCAGGCGCTGGAAGCCTGCCATCGCGGCTGGGGCACCTCGATCATCATCGGCGTTGCCGAATCCGGCAAGGAGATCGCGACCCGCCCGTTCCAGCTCGTCACCGGGCGAAACTGGCGCGGCACCGCCTTCGGCGGCGCGCGGGGCCGCACCGACGTGCCGAAGATTGTCGACTGGTACATGAACGGAAAGATCCAGATCGACCCGATGATTACCCACACGCTCAAGCTCGAAGACATCAACAAAGGCTTCGACCTGATGCATGAGGGCAAATCGATCCGTTCAGTCGTCGTGTTCTAA
- a CDS encoding (2Fe-2S)-binding protein has protein sequence MIKVKINGQEQSWDGDPDLPLLWFLRDEAGLTGTKFGCGQALCGACTVIVDKEAVRACITSINDVAGREITTIEGLHPNGDHPVQKAWRQVNVPQCGFCQAGQIMQAAALLMDNPKPSHDQIREAMSGNICRCGCYQRIENAVHLASTGV, from the coding sequence ATGATCAAGGTGAAGATCAACGGCCAGGAACAGAGCTGGGACGGCGACCCGGATCTTCCGCTACTCTGGTTCCTGCGCGACGAGGCCGGGCTGACCGGCACCAAGTTCGGCTGTGGTCAGGCCCTGTGCGGCGCCTGCACCGTCATCGTCGACAAGGAAGCTGTGCGCGCCTGCATCACGTCGATCAATGACGTCGCCGGCCGCGAGATCACGACGATCGAGGGACTGCATCCGAACGGCGATCACCCGGTGCAGAAGGCCTGGCGGCAGGTCAACGTCCCCCAATGCGGCTTCTGCCAGGCAGGCCAGATCATGCAGGCGGCTGCGCTGCTAATGGACAATCCAAAGCCGTCGCACGACCAGATCCGCGAAGCGATGTCCGGCAACATCTGCCGCTGCGGCTGCTACCAGCGCATCGAGAATGCGGTCCATCTCGCATCGACGGGAGTGTGA
- the gfa gene encoding S-(hydroxymethyl)glutathione synthase, protein MTVALHPSIDNGIKQGSGSFAGGTLACKCSDHQVKVAVKGDVAHNHACGCTKCWKPQGANFSVVAVVPRQNVTVLENGDKLQIVDPSAVIQRYACKACGTHMYGRIENKGHPFYGLDFIHPELFQEQGSQAPQFAAFVSSVIESGVKPEQMGGIRARFKELGLEPYDCLSPALMDAIATHVAKAKAA, encoded by the coding sequence ATGACTGTTGCACTCCATCCCTCGATCGATAACGGCATCAAACAGGGCAGCGGCAGCTTCGCCGGCGGCACGCTCGCATGCAAATGCAGCGACCATCAGGTCAAGGTCGCCGTCAAGGGCGACGTCGCGCATAACCATGCCTGTGGCTGCACCAAGTGCTGGAAACCGCAGGGCGCGAATTTCTCCGTCGTCGCCGTGGTGCCCCGCCAGAACGTCACCGTGCTCGAGAACGGCGACAAGCTCCAGATCGTCGATCCATCGGCGGTGATCCAGCGCTACGCCTGCAAGGCCTGCGGCACGCACATGTACGGCCGCATCGAGAACAAGGGTCACCCGTTCTACGGCCTCGACTTCATTCACCCCGAACTGTTCCAGGAACAGGGTTCGCAGGCGCCGCAATTCGCCGCCTTCGTTTCGTCGGTGATCGAATCGGGCGTGAAGCCGGAGCAGATGGGCGGAATACGGGCTCGGTTCAAGGAGCTTGGTCTCGAGCCCTATGACTGCCTGTCGCCGGCGCTGATGGACGCCATCGCGACCCACGTGGCGAAGGCCAAGGCCGCTTAA
- a CDS encoding molybdopterin cofactor-binding domain-containing protein: MNFIDNPRKLRGFEKNIRVEKVSRRSILKGLGITGGFVLAAPVMSRQAFAYETGAGKMPHGVVVDPRVFVAVAPDGTVTILAHRAEMGTGVRTSLPLIVAEEMEADWSRVKVEQAHGDEVKFGNQDTDGSRSTRHYLMPMRQIGASARTMLEQAAAKRWGVPATEVKAVNHEVVHSATSRKLGFGELAADAAKESVPSIEGLKLKDPKDFRYLGKGQIGIVDLHDITTGKARYGADVRLPGMKYAVIARPPVTGGKLVKFDPDAALKVPGVEKVMQVRGWPWPSKFQPLGGVAVIARNTGAAIKGRDALKLTWDDGANGKYDSVAYRKELEEASRKPGLVVRQEGDAEAALKGADKIVVGEYYLPHLAHVSMEPPVAVADVKGDKAEIWAPVQSPGGTREDVAKTLGIPEGNVTVNVTLLGGGFGRKSKCDFALEAALLSKELGVPVKVQWTREDDVRHDFLHTVSVERIEAGLDKSGKVIAWRHRSVAPSIASTFAAGAKHEAPFELGMGLVDMPFEIANISCENPEAAAFTRIGWFRSVSNIPRAFAVQSMVGEIAHATGRDQKETLLALIGSPRIVKPAVKDMWNYGEPLDSYPIDTARLRKVVELVAEKGEWGRQVPKGHGLGIAVHRSFVSYIATIVEVAVDDKGKLTVPRVDTAIDCGTYVNPERIASQIEGAAIMGLSLAKYGEITFKDGKVQQKNFDDFQVLRIDESPAVTNVYIVPPGPDTPPSGVGEPGVPPFAPALMNAIFAATGKRIRSLPLGKQLEA; this comes from the coding sequence ATGAATTTCATCGACAATCCGAGGAAGCTTCGTGGCTTCGAGAAGAACATCAGGGTCGAAAAGGTCTCGCGCCGTAGCATCCTGAAGGGGCTCGGCATCACCGGCGGCTTTGTGCTCGCTGCTCCCGTGATGTCGCGCCAGGCGTTCGCCTACGAGACCGGCGCCGGCAAGATGCCGCACGGCGTCGTGGTCGATCCGCGCGTGTTCGTCGCGGTCGCACCCGACGGCACCGTCACCATCCTGGCCCACCGCGCCGAGATGGGCACGGGCGTGCGCACCAGCCTGCCGCTGATCGTGGCTGAGGAGATGGAAGCCGACTGGTCGCGGGTCAAGGTGGAACAGGCCCATGGCGACGAGGTCAAGTTCGGCAACCAGGACACCGACGGCTCGCGCAGCACGCGGCATTATTTGATGCCGATGCGCCAGATCGGTGCCTCCGCACGCACCATGCTCGAGCAAGCCGCCGCGAAACGCTGGGGTGTGCCGGCAACCGAGGTCAAGGCCGTCAATCACGAGGTCGTCCACAGCGCGACGAGCCGCAAGCTCGGCTTCGGCGAGCTCGCGGCCGACGCCGCCAAGGAATCGGTGCCGAGCATCGAAGGGCTCAAGCTGAAGGACCCCAAGGACTTCCGCTATCTCGGCAAGGGCCAGATCGGCATCGTCGATCTCCATGACATCACCACCGGCAAGGCGCGTTACGGCGCCGACGTGCGGCTGCCAGGCATGAAGTATGCCGTGATCGCGCGCCCGCCGGTGACCGGCGGCAAGCTGGTCAAGTTCGATCCGGACGCGGCGTTGAAGGTCCCCGGCGTCGAGAAGGTGATGCAGGTGCGCGGATGGCCGTGGCCGTCGAAATTCCAGCCGCTCGGCGGCGTTGCCGTGATCGCGCGCAACACCGGCGCGGCGATCAAGGGCCGCGACGCGCTGAAGCTGACCTGGGACGACGGCGCCAACGGCAAATACGACTCCGTCGCCTACCGCAAGGAGCTCGAGGAGGCCTCGCGCAAGCCGGGCCTTGTCGTGCGCCAGGAAGGCGACGCCGAGGCTGCTCTGAAGGGCGCCGACAAGATCGTTGTCGGCGAATATTATCTGCCGCACCTGGCCCATGTCAGCATGGAGCCGCCGGTGGCGGTCGCCGATGTCAAGGGTGACAAAGCGGAGATATGGGCGCCGGTGCAAAGCCCGGGTGGCACGCGCGAGGACGTCGCGAAGACGCTCGGCATTCCCGAGGGCAATGTCACGGTCAACGTCACGCTGCTCGGCGGCGGTTTTGGCCGCAAGTCGAAATGCGACTTTGCGCTCGAGGCCGCGCTGCTGTCGAAGGAGCTCGGCGTGCCCGTCAAGGTGCAGTGGACGCGCGAGGACGACGTCCGTCACGATTTCCTGCACACGGTCTCGGTGGAACGGATCGAGGCGGGGCTCGACAAGAGCGGCAAGGTGATCGCCTGGCGCCATCGCAGCGTGGCCCCGAGCATCGCCTCGACGTTCGCGGCGGGTGCAAAGCATGAGGCGCCCTTCGAGCTCGGCATGGGCCTCGTCGACATGCCCTTCGAGATCGCCAACATCTCCTGCGAGAACCCGGAGGCCGCGGCGTTCACCCGCATCGGCTGGTTCCGCTCGGTCTCGAACATCCCGCGCGCCTTCGCGGTGCAGTCGATGGTGGGTGAGATCGCCCATGCAACCGGCCGCGACCAGAAGGAGACGCTGCTCGCGCTGATCGGCAGCCCGCGCATCGTCAAGCCTGCTGTGAAGGACATGTGGAACTACGGCGAGCCCTTGGACAGCTATCCGATCGACACCGCGCGCCTGCGCAAGGTGGTCGAGCTGGTCGCCGAGAAGGGCGAATGGGGCCGACAGGTGCCGAAGGGCCATGGCCTCGGCATCGCCGTGCACCGCAGCTTCGTCAGCTATATCGCGACCATCGTCGAGGTGGCCGTCGACGACAAGGGCAAGCTGACGGTGCCGCGGGTGGACACCGCCATCGACTGCGGCACCTATGTCAACCCCGAGCGCATTGCCTCGCAGATCGAGGGCGCGGCGATCATGGGGCTCAGTCTCGCGAAATACGGCGAGATCACCTTCAAGGACGGCAAGGTGCAGCAGAAGAACTTCGACGACTTCCAGGTGCTCAGGATCGACGAATCCCCTGCGGTGACCAACGTCTACATCGTGCCGCCCGGACCCGACACGCCGCCGAGCGGCGTCGGCGAGCCCGGCGTCCCGCCATTCGCGCCGGCGCTGATGAATGCCATCTTCGCCGCGACCGGAAAGCGCATCCGCAGCCTTCCGCTCGGCAAGCAATTGGAAGCGTAA